Proteins found in one Terribacillus sp. DMT04 genomic segment:
- the celB gene encoding PTS cellobiose transporter subunit IIC has protein sequence MSKVNQFLEEKVMPVAAKVAQQRHLNALRDGLILSMPLIIIGSFFLILANFPIQSYMDFLAERPHLKESLLYPYRGTFELMTLIAVFGIGYRLAESYKVDPLAAGAVSLSAYFVGTPFVTYVIGKTPEGAAITETAYQTAMFTSKGLFVGMLIALMCTEIYRIIVQRNIVIKLPDGVPPAVARSFTALIPGFFAIMAVWLLRLLVENVGSFGSIHNVITMLLQKPLTSVGTSLIGTMIIFLLITLLWSTGLHGATIVGAVTGPIWLTLTAENAKSFELGEPVQHIVTNEINDIVFIGGSGTTLGLVLAMLLFAKSQQMKQLGRLSIGPGIFNINEPILFGMPIVMNPLLIVPFIFTPLLSVLITYLAMDWGLVAKPIGIVPPWTMPPILQGYLITGSISGAILQLLILGLSFCIYYPFFRLWDKQKAAEEAGEGEQ, from the coding sequence ATGAGCAAAGTAAACCAGTTCTTAGAGGAAAAAGTTATGCCTGTCGCTGCAAAGGTAGCGCAGCAGCGACATTTGAACGCATTACGTGACGGTCTTATTTTATCGATGCCGCTAATTATAATTGGCTCGTTCTTTTTAATACTTGCGAACTTTCCTATTCAGTCTTATATGGATTTCTTAGCAGAGAGGCCGCATCTGAAAGAAAGTTTGCTGTATCCATATCGCGGTACATTTGAATTGATGACGCTGATTGCCGTTTTTGGTATTGGTTACCGGCTTGCCGAATCTTATAAAGTTGATCCGCTGGCTGCGGGTGCTGTTTCTTTGTCGGCTTACTTTGTCGGTACACCGTTTGTTACGTACGTGATCGGCAAGACCCCGGAAGGAGCAGCTATTACAGAAACGGCGTACCAAACAGCGATGTTTACTAGTAAAGGGTTATTTGTCGGGATGCTGATTGCATTAATGTGTACAGAGATTTATCGGATTATAGTACAGCGAAATATCGTCATTAAACTGCCAGACGGTGTACCCCCGGCAGTAGCTCGCTCCTTCACTGCGCTGATACCGGGATTCTTCGCCATCATGGCTGTTTGGCTGCTAAGACTGTTGGTAGAAAATGTTGGCTCCTTTGGAAGCATTCATAATGTTATTACGATGCTGCTCCAAAAGCCGCTCACTTCTGTCGGAACGAGTCTTATTGGAACAATGATTATCTTCCTTTTAATTACGTTGCTTTGGAGTACCGGGCTGCATGGGGCAACAATTGTCGGCGCTGTCACAGGTCCGATTTGGCTGACATTGACAGCAGAGAATGCGAAGTCATTTGAGCTTGGCGAACCAGTTCAGCATATTGTGACAAATGAGATTAATGATATTGTTTTTATCGGCGGCTCGGGAACAACGCTCGGTCTGGTGCTTGCCATGCTTCTGTTTGCAAAAAGTCAGCAAATGAAACAGCTGGGCAGACTTAGTATTGGTCCAGGAATCTTCAATATTAATGAACCGATATTATTCGGAATGCCCATTGTTATGAACCCGCTTTTAATTGTACCGTTTATTTTTACACCGCTTCTATCTGTTTTGATTACGTATCTCGCCATGGACTGGGGTCTTGTCGCGAAGCCAATTGGTATCGTACCCCCTTGGACGATGCCGCCTATATTGCAGGGATACTTAATAACTGGCAGCATATCAGGGGCAATTTTACAGTTGCTTATTTTAGGATTGTCGTTTTGTATCTATTATCCATTCTTTCGCCTTTGGGACAAACAAAAAGCAGCGGAGGAAGCAGGGGAAGGAGAGCAGTAA
- a CDS encoding organic hydroperoxide resistance protein, protein MKPLYTTAVTATGGRDGHVASEDGILKLDVRTPKELGGAGEAGTNPEQLFAAGYAACFESALGLVARQKRVKPEHTEITANVAIGKEEDGGFGLEVELVITLKGVSKEQAEELVELAHQTCPYSRATRGNIDVQLTIAS, encoded by the coding sequence ATGAAACCTCTATATACAACTGCCGTTACTGCTACAGGAGGACGTGATGGCCACGTTGCTTCTGAAGATGGAATTTTGAAACTGGATGTTCGTACACCGAAGGAACTGGGAGGAGCAGGTGAAGCAGGAACTAACCCTGAACAGCTTTTCGCCGCGGGATATGCAGCATGCTTTGAAAGTGCTTTAGGCCTAGTTGCTAGACAAAAACGTGTAAAACCCGAACATACAGAAATCACTGCAAACGTAGCCATTGGCAAAGAAGAAGACGGCGGATTCGGATTGGAAGTTGAGCTTGTCATCACTCTCAAAGGTGTTTCAAAAGAACAAGCTGAAGAGCTTGTAGAACTTGCTCACCAAACTTGCCCTTATTCCCGCGCTACACGCGGTAACATAGACGTACAGCTGACCATTGCTTCCTAA
- a CDS encoding MarR family winged helix-turn-helix transcriptional regulator has protein sequence MSVETLPLNQQLCFALYACSKEVAKAYRNKLAPQGITYPQYLILSALWDQDYRSVTELGQELQLDSGTLTPMLKRLEEAGWVLRNRHKPDERRVYVELTEKGKALKVDAACSVADIWSELNLDKDTYHLLLEQLHGITKQLQKGDM, from the coding sequence TTGTCAGTAGAAACTCTGCCATTGAATCAACAATTATGTTTCGCTTTGTATGCTTGTTCAAAGGAAGTAGCTAAAGCGTATCGCAACAAACTTGCTCCACAAGGCATTACGTATCCGCAATACCTTATTCTTTCAGCGCTTTGGGATCAAGATTATCGGTCTGTTACCGAACTAGGGCAAGAACTGCAGCTTGACTCTGGAACTCTGACTCCTATGCTTAAGCGACTTGAAGAAGCTGGTTGGGTATTGCGAAATCGACACAAACCTGATGAACGCCGCGTTTATGTAGAACTTACGGAAAAAGGTAAAGCATTGAAAGTTGACGCAGCCTGTTCTGTAGCTGATATTTGGAGCGAGCTTAACCTAGACAAAGATACTTACCATTTACTGCTAGAACAACTGCATGGAATCACAAAACAATTACAAAAAGGAGATATGTAA